A DNA window from Castanea sativa cultivar Marrone di Chiusa Pesio chromosome 7, ASM4071231v1 contains the following coding sequences:
- the LOC142644551 gene encoding uncharacterized protein LOC142644551, giving the protein MQAFRDVLDTCGFVDLGFTSLKFTWQGNRHGHVVWERWDRGVTNYDWMTKFPVATIRHLHYIAFDHRPILLLFDLNGEFVRWKRSFEERWLVDRGCGDIVKKAWDVRPRGQPMYRVVHKIKTCKRMLHSWSKNHFGSVKGQIKKKKELLWKAEEVSAKGGSHEMVVQLKQKHNVLLDKENHMWVQRSRALQLAEGNRNTKFFHGVATQRKRSNFIKGIRDRDGA; this is encoded by the coding sequence ATGCAGGCTTTTAGGGATGTCTTGGATACTTGTGGGTTTGTTGATCTAGGATTTACTAGTCTCAAATTTACATGGCAAGGTAATAGACATGGGCATGTAGTTTGGGAGAGATGGGATAGGGGTGTTACTAATTATGATTGGATGACTAAATTTCCTGTAGCAACTATTAGGCATCTTCACTACATTGCTTTTGATCATCGGCCTATCCTACTTTTATTTGATCTAAATGGTGAGTTTGTTCGATGGAAACGTAGCTTTGAGGAGAGATGGTTGGTTGATCGAGGTTGTGGTGATATTGTTAAAAAGGCATGGGATGTTCGGCCAAGGGGGCAACCTATGTATAGGGTGGTGCATAAGATTAAAACATGTAAGCGAATGTTACACTCATGGAGTAAGAACCATTTTGGAAGTGTGAAGGGTcaaatcaagaagaaaaaagaactcCTATGGAAGGCTGAGGAGGTTTCGGCCAAGGGTGGATCTCATGAGATGGTGGTTCAATTGAAACAAAAGCATAATGTTTTGCTTGATAAGGAGAATCATATGTGGGTTCAAAGGTCGAGAGCCTTACAGTTGGCGGAAGGGAATAGAAATACAAAGTTCTTTCATGGGGTGGCAACACAACGTAAGAGGAGTAATTTTATTAAGGGGATTCGAGATAGGGATGGGGCTTAG